A region from the Bacteroidales bacterium genome encodes:
- a CDS encoding tetratricopeptide repeat protein, translating to MRLLKIKYFYLVFLFLWLIPSVLVNAQEKGHGRKKNRHQEEKTMIDKKASTEAFIDGTKARLLGDLVKAASYFNKCLELNPSDDAAMYELSQIYYTQDDFNTAATLIEKAIEIDPSNPYYRLLAVDIYGKSGRKEDLLKTCQQLVKKFPGNADYLYELASAYLMLGKGDDAINTYNAIEEIIGINEEVSLQKHRIYLLQNKAEKAVREIEQLIEENPSESVRYYSMLAEIYMQDKKPDIAAEYYKKIILSDPANPYVHISLSDYYRKKGDSLQSLEELKTGFANPTLDIDTKLRILMAYYSLDEFYNKKKPEISELSSILLKAHPSDSKALSLSADLMFNDAKYNEARELLRQVIAIDSSRYATWESLMQTEAALSDWQALQDESARALDLFPLQPLPYFFNGISNLQLKKPAEAIKSLNTGAKFVTTNEQLLLEFYTYLGDAYNQSGQYALSDENYEKVLKSTPNNAYVLNNYAYYLSLRGEKLDKALTMASKAVSLAADSPAYMDTYGWVLYKNGSFAEAKEWVEKAILASPGEDADLLEHMGDIMFKLGDQNQALEYWKKAKNAGGTGINLEKKIKEKNLFE from the coding sequence ATGAGATTGTTGAAGATAAAATACTTCTATTTGGTTTTTTTGTTCCTATGGTTAATTCCATCGGTATTAGTGAATGCCCAGGAAAAGGGGCATGGACGGAAGAAAAACAGGCACCAGGAAGAAAAGACTATGATCGACAAAAAGGCCTCTACAGAAGCCTTTATCGATGGAACTAAGGCACGGTTGCTGGGAGATTTGGTAAAAGCAGCCTCTTATTTCAATAAATGTCTTGAATTAAATCCATCAGATGATGCCGCAATGTATGAATTGTCTCAGATCTATTATACCCAGGATGATTTTAATACTGCTGCAACATTGATTGAGAAGGCTATTGAAATTGATCCTTCAAACCCCTATTACCGGCTGTTAGCGGTTGATATTTATGGGAAGTCGGGCCGGAAAGAGGATTTGTTAAAGACTTGCCAGCAGCTCGTTAAAAAATTTCCGGGTAATGCAGATTATTTGTACGAACTGGCTTCTGCCTACCTGATGCTGGGTAAAGGTGATGATGCAATTAATACTTATAATGCAATAGAAGAAATTATTGGCATTAATGAAGAAGTATCCCTCCAAAAACACCGTATCTATCTTTTGCAGAATAAAGCGGAAAAGGCTGTCCGTGAAATAGAGCAGTTAATTGAAGAAAATCCTTCAGAATCAGTACGATATTATTCAATGCTTGCTGAGATTTATATGCAGGACAAGAAGCCGGATATTGCTGCAGAATATTATAAAAAGATCATTCTTTCTGATCCTGCTAATCCTTATGTCCATATCTCCCTCTCCGATTATTACAGGAAAAAAGGAGATTCCTTGCAATCACTGGAAGAATTAAAAACCGGATTCGCCAATCCGACCCTGGATATAGATACGAAATTAAGGATTCTGATGGCTTATTATAGCCTGGATGAATTCTACAACAAAAAGAAGCCTGAAATTAGCGAGCTATCATCTATCCTCCTGAAAGCTCATCCATCTGACAGTAAAGCCCTTTCTCTTTCTGCTGATTTAATGTTCAATGATGCGAAATACAATGAAGCCCGCGAACTGTTAAGACAGGTTATAGCAATTGATAGCAGCAGATATGCAACCTGGGAAAGCCTGATGCAAACGGAGGCGGCCCTGTCTGACTGGCAAGCACTCCAGGATGAAAGTGCCCGGGCACTTGATCTGTTCCCCCTCCAACCATTACCCTACTTTTTTAATGGTATTTCCAATCTCCAGCTGAAGAAACCGGCAGAAGCCATAAAGAGTCTGAATACTGGCGCTAAATTTGTAACTACCAATGAGCAACTTCTGCTGGAATTTTACACCTACCTGGGTGATGCCTATAATCAATCGGGACAGTATGCATTGTCAGATGAGAACTATGAAAAAGTCCTTAAATCGACCCCCAATAATGCCTATGTGCTGAATAATTATGCATATTATCTTTCCCTTAGAGGTGAAAAGCTGGATAAAGCCTTAACAATGGCCTCGAAAGCGGTAAGCCTGGCTGCTGATAGTCCTGCATATATGGATACCTATGGCTGGGTTCTGTATAAAAACGGTAGCTTTGCGGAAGCTAAAGAATGGGTTGAAAAGGCCATTCTTGCAAGTCCCGGGGAAGATGCAGACCTTTTAGAGCATATGGGGGACATAATGTTTAAGTTAGGAGATCAAAATCAGGCTTTGGAATATTGGAAAAAAGCTAAAAATGCCGGAGGTACCGGGATTAACCTCGAAAAGAAAATAAAAGAGAAAAACTTATTTGAATAA